In the Caballeronia sp. NK8 genome, ACGATCAGCGAACTCATGCGCGCCTGCGCCGGGCTGAGGCCGAATTGCCGCACGAACGCGCAATCGGCGTGATCGTCTTCCGAAGGCACGTTGAGCGCCGTGACGATGGCGAGGCGCCGCATCTCGCCGAGTTCCGCGCTGAATACGGCGCCGGCTGCGCGAATCGATATGACGCTCGGCTGCGAACGGCCCGGCGCGGAAAGAGAAAGCACTTGCGCCGCGCGCTCGTCCACGTCGGCCGACGCATGCGTCGCGCGGGCAATCGCTTCCTGCAATACGCGATGATCCGCGCTGGCGGCGGCAACGATACGCCCTTCCTCGATCCGCAGTCCCGCCACGGCTTCGCACACGTCATGCGCGGCTCGATCGCCGAACACCATGCGCGCATCCGCATCGACGAGCATCGCCGCGCGCGCATGCGTGCTCACGATGCTTCTGAGCGCGCGATTCATGTCGTCGGTCTCGCGCAATCGCCAGCGCACGTCGAGCGCGAGCGTGAGATGCGGCAGCAGCGCGGCGAACGCGTTGCGTTCGCGCGGGCCAAAGCGTGGCTCATCGGGACCGCGATGCAGGTCGAGATAATAGACGAGCGTGTTGCGCCGCGCGATCACGCCGCACAGCCGATGATAAAGCCCGTGCGGCAGCATCAGCCCGCGATAGAAATCGGTCTTGACGAGTTCACGATTGCTGAGCAGTTCGTCGCCGGCCATCACGCGGCCTTCGCGATACGCATCGCTCGACAGGAACCACGGATTGCGCGATGCGTAGTCGGAAAGCGCCGCGCTCAACTGCGGATCGCGAGGCGCGGAATACAGCGCGAAGCCCTGACGCGTGGCGAAGCTATGACGCGCGAGCGCGGCCCAGCGTACGCGAAAGCGCTCGCGGATCTGGGTGAGCACGCCGGACCAGGCGTCGTCGGAATCGCCGGCTGCGTGAACGCGATAGACAAGGTCGTCGCCGGCGACAGGTGCCACGGCGCTCGCGAACAGCGGCGTCATGTCTGCTCCGTAACGGAATGTGGATGCGTCGGGAAAGATGCGAAACGACACCATGACGATGTCGCCTGCCAGTGTTGGCAGATGAACATGCACGGTCAATCGGCACAAACCCTCTCACGGCAAGTTTCAATATTGCGGCGATGCAGCTTTGAGCGAATAATCGGATCGTCCAATCGAAAGGCTTGCAGATCCGGTGGCCAACCGACATGCGAATCAAACGCGACTATCAATCCTGGGTGGCCAACGAGACACTGGAAGACTATGCGCTGCGCTACGCGGCCAGTTCGTATCGGCGCTGGTCGCCCGCGACGCTCGCCAATACCGCCATCGGCGGCATTTCGTTTCTTGCGCTCGAAGCCATCGGCGCGAGCATCACGCTGAGCTTCGGCTTTCATAACGCGTTCCCCGCCATTCTCGTCGTGTGCGCGCTGATCTTTCTCGTCAGCGTGCCGATCGCGTATTACTCGAGCGAAGCCAATGTCGATATCGACCTGCTCACGCGCGGCGCGGGCTTCGGCTATGTCGGCTCCACGATCACGTCGCTGATCTATGCTTCATTCACGTTCATCTTCTTCGCGCTCGAAGCGGCGATACTCGCGCAGGCGCTGGAACTGGCGGCGGGCATCAACATCGTGATCGGCTATCTGCTGTCTTCGTTGCTGATCATTCCGCTCGTGTTCTTCGGCGTCACGCTGATCAACAAGCTGCAGAGGTGGACACAGCCGCTCTGGGTGATCCTGCTGGTCGCGCCGTTCGTCTTCATCCTCTGGCAGGACCCGGGCGTGCTGCATCGATGGGCGGCATTTCCCGGCATCGGCGCGACGGCAGAGGCGCGCGGCGGCAGCATCGACGTCCTGCTGTTCGGCACTGCCGCCGGCGTGCTGTTCTCGCTGATGGGGCAGATCGGCGAACAGGTCGATTATCTGCGCTTCCTGCCGGATCGCACGGCGAAGAATCGCTTCGCATGGTGGGCCGCGATGCTCACGGCCGGTCCCGGCTGGATCGTCGTGGGCGGCCTTAAGCTTCTCGCGGGCAGCCTGCTCGCCGTGCTCGCGTTGCAGGACGGCCTGCCCGCGATCGATGCCGTCGTTCCCGTGCACATGTATGTCACCGCGTACCGGCATGTGTTCGAGAGTCCCGCGCTGGCGCTCGCGGTCGCAACGGTGTTCGTCGTGATCTCGCAGGTGAAGATCAACGTGACCAACGCGTATGCGGGATCGCTCGCGTGGTCCAACGTGTTCGCGCGGCTCACGCATTACCATCCGGGGCGCGTCGTCTGGCTCGTGTTCAACGTGATGATCGCGTTGCTGCTCACCCTGCTCGGCATCTTCAAGACGCTCGAAACGGTATTGAGCGTGTATTCGAATCTCGTGATCGCGTGGCTCGGCGCGCTCGTCGCGGACCTCGTCGTGCTCAAGCCGCTCGGCGTGAGTCCGCGCCGCATCGAGTTCAAGCGCGCGCATCTGTATCAGGTGAATCCGGTCGGCTGCGGTGCGATGCTGATCGCATCGGTCGTATCGACATGCGCGTTCGCGGGGCTGTTCGGCGATTACGCGCGCGCGTACTCCGCGTTCATCGCGCTGTTCCTCGCGTTCGTCAGCGCGATTGCGATTGCCTATGCGACGGGCGGCCGCTATTACATCGCGCGAGTCGACGAGCGGCACGCCGATGTGCCGCGCACGCAGCTCGTGCGCTGTTGCATCTGCGAGCGCGACTACGAAGCCGCCGATATGGCGTGGTGCCCGTTCAACCAGGGCTCGATCTGCTCGCTGTGCTGCGGTCTCGACAATCATTGCCGCGACCGCTGCAAGATGCCGGCCGCATCGACCGTGGACGAACTTGCGCAACCGCCCGGGCCCAGCACGCTCGCGCCGCATTTCGGCCGGCGCATCGGGCGCTTCTTCGGGCTGTTCGTGATCGCATCGACCGCGACGGGGGCGGTGTTTCTGCTGTCGTATCGACTGATCGAAATTGCCGACGCGGCGGCGCGCGGCCAGATCGCCGATGTCCTGCTGCACACCTATGCGGCCACGCTGCCCCTGCTCGCGTTCGGCGCGTGGTGGATCGTGCTGTCGCAGGAAAGCCGCGAGCTCGCGCAAGGCGACCTGCTGCAGTCGCTGCACAACCTCGAAGCGACGCGCAAGGAACTCGTCGAGTCGGAACGGATGGCTTCGCTCGGCGGACTCGTCGCCGGTGTCGCGCACGAGATCAATACGCCGGTCGGGATCGTCGTGAGCGCGGCATCGTACCTGCGCGACCGGACCGAAAGCATCAGCGAGAGCCTGAAGCGTCAGGATCTCACCGAGGAAGCGCTCGGCAATTATCTGCGCGATGCAGGGCAATCGACGCGCCTCATGCTCTCCAACGCCGATCGCGCCGCGCGTCTCGTGCAGAGCTTCAAGCAGGTTTCCGTCGATCAGGTCAGCGAGGCGCGGCGTCATTTCGATCTCGGCGAGTACATTCGCGAAACCGTGCTGAGCGTCGAGCCGAAGCTGCGCGGCACGCGCGTGGCGCTGCGCGTCGACTGCCCGCCCGGCATCCTGATGGACTCGTTTCCGGGCCCGCTCGCGCAAGTGCTGACCAACCTGATCCTCAACTCGCTCGTGCATGCTTTCGCGCCGGGCGAGGTCGGGCATATCGTGATTTCGGCGCGGCGTTCGGGCGATACGCATGTCGTGCTCGAACATGCAGACGATGGCTGCGGCATTCCCGACGAACTGCACGAGCGCATCTTCGAGCCGTTCTTCACGACCCGGCGCGGCTCGGGCGGCAGCGGTCTCGGCCTGCATCTCGCCTACGCGCTCGTCACGCGCGCGCTCGACGGCACGCTCGCAGTGCGCAACGGCGCAAGCGCGGGCGCGGTGTTCGTGGTCACGCTGCCGCGCATCGCACGCTCGCGCGACGGCGCGATCCATGCTATACCGGGCGCTCAGGGAGAACAGACATGACCGCGCCTTCATGGTTGCGCAGCGAACCGGCGCGCGCCGATGCATCGCGCGCGCTGGCCGGCCCGCAGGCTCCGCCGTGGCATGTCCTGCTCGTCGACGATGCGCCCGAGATCCACGAAGTCACCCGCCTCGTGCTCGCGGATGCCGCGTTCTCGGGCAGGCCGATCGAACTGGCGAGCGCGCTGTCCGCCGCCGAGGCGCGCGCGTATCTCGCGGCGCATCCGGGCACCGCGCTGATCCTGCTCGACGTCGTAATGGAAGCCGACGATGCCGGGCTCGAACTCGTGCGCCATATCCGCGACACGCTCGAAGACCGCGATGTGCAGATCATCCTGCGCACCGGCCAACCCGGCATGGCGCCGGAACGCGACGTCATCACGCGCTACGAGATCAACGGCTACTTTCTGAAGACCGAACTGACCGCGCAGAAGCTGACGTCCATCGTGGTCACCGGCTTGCGCACGTACGAGACGATCAAGGCATTGCGCTGCGCGCAAACGCTCGCCGCCGCGCCTGCAATCAACGACACCGACGGCCCGATCGATCGCGAACACGAGCGCGCGATTCGCGCGGATCTCGAAGCGGCCTTGCATGACGATACCTGGAGCGTTCAGGCGCTGCCGCAGATCGACCTTGCATCGAATGCGCTCAGGGGCATCGAGATGCAGTCCGCATGGCCGACGAAAGCCGGCACGCTATCGCCCGAACAGATCGCCGCGCTGACCGACGATGCCGCGCTGCTCCAGTCGCTCGACCAGGCGATGCTGCGTCGCGCGTGTGCCATCGCGCGCGATTGCCGCGATAGCGGCAACACGCCCGCGCCGCGCGTCTCGACGCCGTTGCTGTCGAAGCATCTCACCGACGAGCAGTTGATCGCGATGGTGAAGACATCGCTCGCCGATTCGAAGCTCCACGGCGATGCGCTCGATCTGCAATTCAGCGGCGCATTGCTCGGCGCGCGCCGTCTCGCTGCGCGCGCGTTGCAGGCGCTGGATGTGTCGATCACGCTGGTGGATTTCGGTCTGGAGCGTATCTCGCTCTTCGATCTCCAGGCGCTGCGCCCGAACCGGATCAGGATCCACTCGAAGTTCGTGAAGGATGTCACGCATCAGAGCGAATGCGCGGTGGTTGCGCGCGCCATTATTGCGCTTGCGCATACGCTCGGGCTCAGCGCCATCGCCGATGGCGTGCCGGATAGCGACGTTCTGCAGTTTTTCAGATGGGAAGGTTGCGATATTGGGCAAGGCGAGGCACTGGGGGCGCCGCGGGTGGTGTAGCCGCGACGATCCAGCCTCGTGGCGGAAGGCAGCCCACTCGCACTAATATCGGTACGCATTCCGCGCACGCCACCTGCGCGTCAAAAATCGACATGCGGAATCACGTACTTTCGCGCACGCAGCGTGTAAGATGTACGGCCCTATACAGCAGTTCACATTATTTCATTTTCGCTATCCATATGGGATATTGAATCGCCGATTTATTGCGACTCCTGATCGTTTATGCCTGCGACGATGGTTGTATGTAAACCCGTTTGTCACTCCGGAGGCTATTTTGAAACGATCTGGTTATCTGTTGGTCGTCGCGCTGTTGCGTCTGTTTGCAATACTTCCTTACCCGTTCGTCGCAAGGCTGGGCAGCGCACTGGGCGCAGCCCTATATGCGCTTCCAGGCAGGCGCCGGCACATTGTCCAGGTCAATCTTGGCCTTTGTTTTCCCGACATGCCGGCGAACGAACGCGACGCGCTCGCGAAAGAACACTTCCGGCAGGTCGTGCGCAGCTATTTCGAACGCGGCATTCAGTGGTTCGGTAGCGCGCAACGGGTCGAAAACCTCGTTCAAGTCCAAAGCGCGATTGACCTTGAAGACAAAAATGCGCCGCCCACGATTTTCCTGGGCTTTCATTTCGTGGCCATCGAAACCGGTTGTCTGTTTTATTCGATGAAGATGCCGGCTGCTTCCCTGTACACGCGTATGTCCAATACACGTCTTTGCGAGCTGGCCAGACGGCAGCGCGGCCGCTTCGGCGCAGAACTCATCGAGCGTTCGACCAGCGCCCGGCAAATCGTCAGGCTGCTGCAGACGGGCACACCCGTGATGCTGGCCGCCGACATGGATCACGGCGTCGACAATTCGGTGTTTGCGCCATTCTTCGGCGTTCCCGCCTGCACGCTGACGTCTGTTTCGCGACTGGCACGTTTGGGGCACGCACGCGTTGTGCCCTTCGTCACGGAAGTGCTGCCGGATTTCAAGGGATACCGGTTGAGGGTCTTCGAGCCGCTCAGCGATTTCCCATCCGGGAACGATGCCGATGACGCGGGTCGCATGAACGCGTTCCTCGAGACCCAGATCATGAAAATCCCAGCCCAGTATTACTGGGTACATCGACGGTTCAAACACCGTCCAGCGGGTATGGCCGCGGTCTATTGATCGATACGCGTCGGCACGTGTGGTCAGAGTGTCGAGTGACTCCACTCGTGTCGCGAGAAAGACCCTACGCATGTCGCCTTTTCGCCTTGCGGGGCGCACAGCCCCGCACAACAAGGGCATGCCGGAACCTACGCATGTCGCGTTTTTGGTTTCCTGCACCCTGCTGCTGTCGCATTTTTCCAAAAGGGGAAACGTTGACCGTGTTGCGACCTCCGATCGGAATGTCGATGTCTTGTGGTACCTAAAGTCGTAAATATCTTTATTCGTCTTCGCGTCAAGGGTAAACGCGGGTACGATGAACTTTGAGATCGCAGTTCCAAATCCGGATCGACTCCGTTACGAGAGCAAATCGATCCCAATAATATTTGCCTCCGAGCCCGACCTTCGCAGCAGCCACGCGCCTAACCTGGTTTTCCAAGGATTCACCGCATTTGTCCTCGCCGGAAATATACATTCGAATTTTCCCGGCACAAACCGGTGGCGGGCCATTGTTCGATCGATACTCGACACCCGCGCAAAATCAGTTCGAATAAAAGAGTCCAATGAAAAATATCAACGCAACAGCCGTAATGCACAATTCGGGTCACCCCTCTTTCGACAGTTCATCGTCTCCCTTAATAGGCTTGTTTGTTTCTCGCGTCGGCAACGACCTGGTCGAAGCTGCGGATTTCGATTCGTGCTCACCGGAAGCGCAAAACAAAGCCACTCGCGCGCTTCAACCCGGCCCGCAATGGCTCTCGGGTCGGTTTTCCCACCCGACGGGAGTACACGACTTCAAGATCTACGTTCCAGCGAATTACCGCGGCGCACCCACCTCCCTGATCGTCATGCTTCATGGCGCCGGGCAGGACGCCGACGACTTTGCACTCGGTACCGGAATGAATCTGGCCGCAGAAAGTGGCGGTTGTATCGTCGTGTATCCCGAGCAGGGAACGAGTGCCAACATGTTCCGGTGCTGGAACTGGTTTCGTCCGGCAGATCAGGTCCGCGATTCAGGCGAAGCTTCGATCATCGCGGGAATTACGCGCGAGGTGATGGCATCCTATGAGATTGACCCAACCCGCGTTTTTATTGCCGGAATGTCGGCGGGCGCGGCGATGGCAGTGAACCTTGCGGTAACTCATCCCGACCTTTACTCGGCCGCCGGGATTCATTCGGGCTTGGCCTTCGGTGTCGCCGACGAAGCATTTTCGGCCATGACTGCAATGAGGATGGGAAACGGCACGGCTCAACTGAGCACCGCACGAGATGCGATTGGCGTTTGCCGCGCGGTGCCCCTCATCGTCTTTCACGGTGATCAGGACACCACGGTGCATCCGCTGAACGCAGAGGGACTGATGCAGATGCATCAGAGCCTGATGCTGGGCACGGATGAAGCATGCGCGTCGGTTACCACCGACCTCGGACAAGTGGAGCAAGGCTATCCCTATACCCGCAATACGTATCGTCGTGGCAGCGGCGGGGAAGTCTTCGGCGAACAGTGGCTGATCCACGGGCTCGGTCACGCCTGGTCGGGTGGCGATCCCAACGCCACTCACACGGACCCCCGAGGACCGCACGCTGCGCGAGAGATGATGCGATTCTTCGAGGCCGTCGCTAACGCGCGATAGATGGGCCTCGCATCGCTTCGATCAACCAGGCGGCGTGCGGAAATATTAATTGGGGCGTTTATACCTTTTTTCATGTTATCCAGCCCACGAATAAAAAGGGGCGGCGTAAAAAATACGACCGGTGAATTTCACTTTGAAATAAATCAAATAAGCCTTGACGCTTGATTTTAATGCTGTAGGATGAATTTCACCGTGCAGTGCAGCAACACACTTTCCAGTTTTCCCGAAATTCCAATCCCGTCTAAAATTAAAACGGAGTAATCCATGTTCTTTTTTCCCCCGCAGCAAATGGCAGCGTTTCAAAAAGCTAAATTCCAGGCTTGGATGAGCTTGACCGATAAGTATATGGACGGTTTTCAAAAGCTGACGCAGTTGAATGTGCAAACCATTAGAACGCTCATTTCCGAAAACGACGGTGTTACCAGGCCAGTGCCTGAAAATGCGAGCGACGTGAGCGAATGGCAATCGAAGTTGCTTACGCAAGTTCCGGAAAAAGCAGCATCGTATAGTCGGCATTTTTTCGCAATTGTTTCGGCAACAGGCGAGCAGGTGGCGCGAGAGGCGCAAAGCCAGTTTGCATCATACGGCGGTCACATGAACGAGATTTTCAAGACTGCGGTCGATAACGCATCCGAGGCGTCGGAAAAGGCTGCTGTGGCCTTGGAGACGAACTTGAAGCAAGCGACCACGGCCTCGGTCGAGGCGACAGCGAACGCGGCTGATTCCCTGACGAAGGAAACCCAGTCGAACGTCTCGGCCGCGAGCAATGCAATGAAGACCGGCGCCGATACGGCCATGCAATCGATGAACAAGCCGAATCAAAAGCACTAAGCATCGGCAGTCCCGCTGCTTCAGGACTAGTCACTGCAACGACAAGCAAAGACCCGCTTCCGAGCGGGTTTTTGCTTGTTGAACTCCGACAGCAACACCAGCTCGCCCCGTCGCGACCTCGCCTGGCTGTCCGCCGTTCCAGGTTCTTGAATCATCCATCAACTCCAGCTTGTTCCAGTGCAACGCTGGCCATGCGTCGTGGGCAATG is a window encoding:
- a CDS encoding helix-turn-helix transcriptional regulator yields the protein MTPLFASAVAPVAGDDLVYRVHAAGDSDDAWSGVLTQIRERFRVRWAALARHSFATRQGFALYSAPRDPQLSAALSDYASRNPWFLSSDAYREGRVMAGDELLSNRELVKTDFYRGLMLPHGLYHRLCGVIARRNTLVYYLDLHRGPDEPRFGPRERNAFAALLPHLTLALDVRWRLRETDDMNRALRSIVSTHARAAMLVDADARMVFGDRAAHDVCEAVAGLRIEEGRIVAAASADHRVLQEAIARATHASADVDERAAQVLSLSAPGRSQPSVISIRAAGAVFSAELGEMRRLAIVTALNVPSEDDHADCAFVRQFGLSPAQARMSSLIVTGHSIASAARELHVSENTARSHLKQIFQKTDTHSQMELVHLHGRICISL
- a CDS encoding PHB depolymerase family esterase — translated: MKNINATAVMHNSGHPSFDSSSSPLIGLFVSRVGNDLVEAADFDSCSPEAQNKATRALQPGPQWLSGRFSHPTGVHDFKIYVPANYRGAPTSLIVMLHGAGQDADDFALGTGMNLAAESGGCIVVYPEQGTSANMFRCWNWFRPADQVRDSGEASIIAGITREVMASYEIDPTRVFIAGMSAGAAMAVNLAVTHPDLYSAAGIHSGLAFGVADEAFSAMTAMRMGNGTAQLSTARDAIGVCRAVPLIVFHGDQDTTVHPLNAEGLMQMHQSLMLGTDEACASVTTDLGQVEQGYPYTRNTYRRGSGGEVFGEQWLIHGLGHAWSGGDPNATHTDPRGPHAAREMMRFFEAVANAR
- a CDS encoding EAL domain-containing protein; the encoded protein is MTAPSWLRSEPARADASRALAGPQAPPWHVLLVDDAPEIHEVTRLVLADAAFSGRPIELASALSAAEARAYLAAHPGTALILLDVVMEADDAGLELVRHIRDTLEDRDVQIILRTGQPGMAPERDVITRYEINGYFLKTELTAQKLTSIVVTGLRTYETIKALRCAQTLAAAPAINDTDGPIDREHERAIRADLEAALHDDTWSVQALPQIDLASNALRGIEMQSAWPTKAGTLSPEQIAALTDDAALLQSLDQAMLRRACAIARDCRDSGNTPAPRVSTPLLSKHLTDEQLIAMVKTSLADSKLHGDALDLQFSGALLGARRLAARALQALDVSITLVDFGLERISLFDLQALRPNRIRIHSKFVKDVTHQSECAVVARAIIALAHTLGLSAIADGVPDSDVLQFFRWEGCDIGQGEALGAPRVV
- a CDS encoding lipid A biosynthesis lauroyl acyltransferase, whose amino-acid sequence is MKRSGYLLVVALLRLFAILPYPFVARLGSALGAALYALPGRRRHIVQVNLGLCFPDMPANERDALAKEHFRQVVRSYFERGIQWFGSAQRVENLVQVQSAIDLEDKNAPPTIFLGFHFVAIETGCLFYSMKMPAASLYTRMSNTRLCELARRQRGRFGAELIERSTSARQIVRLLQTGTPVMLAADMDHGVDNSVFAPFFGVPACTLTSVSRLARLGHARVVPFVTEVLPDFKGYRLRVFEPLSDFPSGNDADDAGRMNAFLETQIMKIPAQYYWVHRRFKHRPAGMAAVY
- a CDS encoding ATP-binding protein; this translates as MRIKRDYQSWVANETLEDYALRYAASSYRRWSPATLANTAIGGISFLALEAIGASITLSFGFHNAFPAILVVCALIFLVSVPIAYYSSEANVDIDLLTRGAGFGYVGSTITSLIYASFTFIFFALEAAILAQALELAAGINIVIGYLLSSLLIIPLVFFGVTLINKLQRWTQPLWVILLVAPFVFILWQDPGVLHRWAAFPGIGATAEARGGSIDVLLFGTAAGVLFSLMGQIGEQVDYLRFLPDRTAKNRFAWWAAMLTAGPGWIVVGGLKLLAGSLLAVLALQDGLPAIDAVVPVHMYVTAYRHVFESPALALAVATVFVVISQVKINVTNAYAGSLAWSNVFARLTHYHPGRVVWLVFNVMIALLLTLLGIFKTLETVLSVYSNLVIAWLGALVADLVVLKPLGVSPRRIEFKRAHLYQVNPVGCGAMLIASVVSTCAFAGLFGDYARAYSAFIALFLAFVSAIAIAYATGGRYYIARVDERHADVPRTQLVRCCICERDYEAADMAWCPFNQGSICSLCCGLDNHCRDRCKMPAASTVDELAQPPGPSTLAPHFGRRIGRFFGLFVIASTATGAVFLLSYRLIEIADAAARGQIADVLLHTYAATLPLLAFGAWWIVLSQESRELAQGDLLQSLHNLEATRKELVESERMASLGGLVAGVAHEINTPVGIVVSAASYLRDRTESISESLKRQDLTEEALGNYLRDAGQSTRLMLSNADRAARLVQSFKQVSVDQVSEARRHFDLGEYIRETVLSVEPKLRGTRVALRVDCPPGILMDSFPGPLAQVLTNLILNSLVHAFAPGEVGHIVISARRSGDTHVVLEHADDGCGIPDELHERIFEPFFTTRRGSGGSGLGLHLAYALVTRALDGTLAVRNGASAGAVFVVTLPRIARSRDGAIHAIPGAQGEQT
- the phaP gene encoding TIGR01841 family phasin (Members of this family are phasins (small proteins associated with inclusions such as PHA granules). Note that several different families of phasins have been named PhaP despite very little sequence similarity to each other.), whose amino-acid sequence is MFFFPPQQMAAFQKAKFQAWMSLTDKYMDGFQKLTQLNVQTIRTLISENDGVTRPVPENASDVSEWQSKLLTQVPEKAASYSRHFFAIVSATGEQVAREAQSQFASYGGHMNEIFKTAVDNASEASEKAAVALETNLKQATTASVEATANAADSLTKETQSNVSAASNAMKTGADTAMQSMNKPNQKH